From Oncorhynchus mykiss isolate Arlee chromosome 25, USDA_OmykA_1.1, whole genome shotgun sequence, a single genomic window includes:
- the LOC110504320 gene encoding L-threonine 3-dehydrogenase, mitochondrial isoform X2 codes for MLPGMRFCMPSAAALFGSLCHGCRSRARSLSFRGCSWSPRQNSRRNSQDSIQSTAENPRILITGGLGQLGVGLAEILRKQYGTENVILSDIKKAPPEVYRSGPFVYADVLDYKNLRELVVNNRITWLVHYSALLSVVGEANVALARKINITGLHNVLDLALESCLRLFVPSTIGAFGPSSPRDPAPDLCVQRPHTIYGVSKVHAELMGEYLHHKYGLDFRCLRYPGIISANTQPGGGTTDYAVQIFHDALSTGHHECYLRADTRLPMMHIGDCHRATVEFMHAPECQLSLRTYNIAAMSFTPEEVSTEIRKHLPHLKVTYNPDSVRQTIDSWPVRFDDSNAQRDWGWKSTYGLEELVSDMLSTIHDKKTNAGLPVS; via the exons ATGCTACCGGGTATGCGGTTCTGTATGCCCTCCGCGGCAGCTCTATTCGGATCGTTGTGCCATGGCTGTCGCAGCCGGGCGCGTAGTTTGTCATTCCGGGGCTGTAGTTGGTCGCCTCGACAGAACAGCCGGCGGAACAGTCAGGATTCAattcaatctactgcagagaacCCACGAATTCTCATCACAG GAGGCCTTGGCCAGTTAGGTGTGGGGCTTGCAGAAATCCTGAG GAAACAGTACGGAACAGAAAACGTTATCCTATCGGATATTAAAAAGGCTCCACCAGAAGTGTACAGAAGTG gcCCGTTTGTGTATGCTGACGTGTTGGACTATAAGAACCTCAGAGAGTTGGTGGTGAATAACCGCATCACCTGGCTGGTGCATTACAGCGCTCTACTCAGTGTTGTAGGAGAGGCCAATGTGGCCCTGGCACGCAAGATTAATATCACAG GCCTTCATAATGTGCTGGACCTGGCTCTGGAGAGCTGCTTACGTCTCTTTGTCCCTAGCACCATCGGAGCTTTTGGCCCTTCTTCTCCCCGTGACCCCGCACCTGACCTGTGTGTCCAGAGGCCTCACACCATTTATGGGGTGTCCAAAGTGCACGCCGAACTGATGGGGGAG TATCTTCATCACAAGTATGGACTGGACTTCCGCTGCCTACGCTATCCTGGCATCATCTCAGCTAACACACAGCCTGGGGGAGGAACAACAG ACTATGCTGTCCAGATTTTTCACGATGCACTCAGCACAGGTCACCACGAGTGCTATTTACGCGCTGACACACGTCTGCCCATGATGCACATTGGTGACTGCCACCGTGCGACTGTGGAGTTCATGCATGCCCCGGAATGCCAACTGTCGCTGCGCACGTACAACATCGCTGCCATGAGCTTCACCCCCGAGGAAGTTTCCACGGAAATACGCAAGCACCTGCCCCACCTCAAGGTCACCTATAACCCTGACTCTGTCCGCCAGACCATTG ACAGCTGGCCAGTGAGGTTTGATGACTCCAATGCACAGAGAGACTGGGGCTGGAAGTCGACCTATGGGCTTGAGGAGCTCGTCTCAGACATGCTAAGCACCATCCATGACAAGAAGACCAACGCCGGACTGCCAGTCAGCTAG
- the LOC110504320 gene encoding L-threonine 3-dehydrogenase, mitochondrial isoform X1 — protein sequence MLPGMRFCMPSAAALFGSLCHGCRSRARSLSFRGCSWSPRQNSRRNSQDSIQSTAENPRILITGGLGQLGVGLAEILRKQYGTENVILSDIKKAPPEVYRSGPFVYADVLDYKNLRELVVNNRITWLVHYSALLSVVGEANVALARKINITGLHNVLDLALESCLRLFVPSTIGAFGPSSPRDPAPDLCVQRPHTIYGVSKVHAELMGEYLHHKYGLDFRCLRYPGIISANTQPGGGTTDYAVQIFHDALSTGHHECYLRADTRLPMMHIGDCHRATVEFMHAPECQLSLRTYNIAAMSFTPEEVSTEIRKHLPHLKVTYNPDSVRQTIADSWPVRFDDSNAQRDWGWKSTYGLEELVSDMLSTIHDKKTNAGLPVS from the exons ATGCTACCGGGTATGCGGTTCTGTATGCCCTCCGCGGCAGCTCTATTCGGATCGTTGTGCCATGGCTGTCGCAGCCGGGCGCGTAGTTTGTCATTCCGGGGCTGTAGTTGGTCGCCTCGACAGAACAGCCGGCGGAACAGTCAGGATTCAattcaatctactgcagagaacCCACGAATTCTCATCACAG GAGGCCTTGGCCAGTTAGGTGTGGGGCTTGCAGAAATCCTGAG GAAACAGTACGGAACAGAAAACGTTATCCTATCGGATATTAAAAAGGCTCCACCAGAAGTGTACAGAAGTG gcCCGTTTGTGTATGCTGACGTGTTGGACTATAAGAACCTCAGAGAGTTGGTGGTGAATAACCGCATCACCTGGCTGGTGCATTACAGCGCTCTACTCAGTGTTGTAGGAGAGGCCAATGTGGCCCTGGCACGCAAGATTAATATCACAG GCCTTCATAATGTGCTGGACCTGGCTCTGGAGAGCTGCTTACGTCTCTTTGTCCCTAGCACCATCGGAGCTTTTGGCCCTTCTTCTCCCCGTGACCCCGCACCTGACCTGTGTGTCCAGAGGCCTCACACCATTTATGGGGTGTCCAAAGTGCACGCCGAACTGATGGGGGAG TATCTTCATCACAAGTATGGACTGGACTTCCGCTGCCTACGCTATCCTGGCATCATCTCAGCTAACACACAGCCTGGGGGAGGAACAACAG ACTATGCTGTCCAGATTTTTCACGATGCACTCAGCACAGGTCACCACGAGTGCTATTTACGCGCTGACACACGTCTGCCCATGATGCACATTGGTGACTGCCACCGTGCGACTGTGGAGTTCATGCATGCCCCGGAATGCCAACTGTCGCTGCGCACGTACAACATCGCTGCCATGAGCTTCACCCCCGAGGAAGTTTCCACGGAAATACGCAAGCACCTGCCCCACCTCAAGGTCACCTATAACCCTGACTCTGTCCGCCAGACCATTG CAGACAGCTGGCCAGTGAGGTTTGATGACTCCAATGCACAGAGAGACTGGGGCTGGAAGTCGACCTATGGGCTTGAGGAGCTCGTCTCAGACATGCTAAGCACCATCCATGACAAGAAGACCAACGCCGGACTGCCAGTCAGCTAG